The sequence ACACTCTACATTACTTGTTTCAGCGACGGAAATGCTCATCTCCAATTGGAACTTGCCGAGAGTCAAGTGCAACATTTGAATACCAAAATAGAAAGGCTGGAAAAGACCAACGATCACTTGAACAAGAAGTTTGTCATTAAgtacttgatttttttcaaaaatcaatgtttttttctagaatcgTCGAATTGGAGGCCGACTGCAAGCGTGGCGGCGTGACCTCAGCACATTCCAAAGCTGGCGAATTCAAATTAACGCCTGAAATGGAAAAGGACATGTCAAAAATGATTGTGACAATCAGCGAGCTTGAACGCAAAAATCTCGAGCTCACAACTCAAGTCAAGCAGTTGGAAACTAAAGTGACACCAAAGCCTAACTTTGTTGGTAAGTTGATTGAAAAGCAAGTTAAAAGGggatcattttcaaattttgatggaGTTTgccagatgtttttttttgaattaaaagaTGTTATAtcaaaactaagaaaaaaaattatatttccaaGAGGAAATTGTACAGTACTACAACTGCCCCATGTTGTAAGGTAGATTAGTGTTTTTCATATCAAAAGGTTAGCAAAACACATATTTCAGTGCCATCAGGAACAACCACCACAGAATTGCGCAAAGAGcaggaaaaaaggaaagcGCTAGAAGCTCAAGTAAACGAGTTAAAAACAACAGTATTTAAGTCCGataatcaaaaagttatcTCCCTCGCCACcaaggttagtttttttttcttaaggCTTCTTAGgctccattttcaaattttagatcgAACAGCTGAACGGTCAGCTTCAGATGGTGAATGAGAGATGTAACACacttcacaaaaaacaagTCAAAGACGGGGAGATCCAATATTCGGATgagttgaaacaaaaaattgaagatctTGAAAAGCGGCTTAGTGAGAAGTTGGCCATTGATTCAGTCAGTGAATTGCAAGGCAAAATTCCGACCATTGATGAAATTGAGCAGTGTTGCGAAGTTTTAGCAGCAGTTGAGACCCAAACTGGAAGGTTATGCAAGCAATTCGAAAAGATTGATCACGCACAGAAAGTAAGAATGTTTATAGATTTAATGGAACTTGTGCGCCAAATAATACACAGATgcgaaatgttttaaatgttgTCCCAAAATACAATACCCGGTCACGATACGCCAAATGTTTgctaaatgcaaaaaggtgtgGGTCTtcaaaaacactaaaatttcCTAACTTTCGTGGACACtaacattttattgatttttcaaagaaaaaaactatggTAAATCAAAATCTCCATAGAAAACAAGGGTTcgaataataaaacaatttctaaaCACGCAGACCCTTTTGcattgaacaaaaatgtgtcgcttcgagaccaggtactataattttgagacaaaaattaCGGAATCCCACATCTGGGTAGTACAGCTTTCTTGAATGTCTTCACTCCTATTATATTTGATTATTTAAGGATGAACGTCGTCGATCACTTTCCAAGGACAGCGGTGCAGCAATCATAGCTGAACTTGCCAATGTCATGCAAGAAATGAAAAACGTGCACCAAAAGCTTGACAAGATCAAAAACGTCACTCCAAATACTGGATTATCTGTAAAACGAATTCCAAGCAAGGAAAACCTTCTCGAaataaaatgctcaaaatgtgACCAACTACAAACAAGCATTGATGAACAGGCAAATGAGATCTCAttttataaaaagaaaaataaggaTTTGACAAATCAAGTGCTCCAAACAGAAGATCGCTGGACAATTGAGATTGAAAAGCAGCGtcagatatttgaaaaagaaatcaagACGTTAGGAATCAGAGTCGCGGATGCTAAAAGACAGAATGATGAATTATCAGAGCTGTTGGAATCAAAATCAACAACACTTGTTGAAAAGACAAGATCTTTAGAAGAACAAGAGGAGAGAAGCAAGAAGTTAAGAGCTGAAACAGAATTGTTGAGAAAAGATATGCAGGTGCGTAGTTTTATATACAGAAGGTGTGATCCGCAACTATACTTTTAAGTAATTTCTCCatctcaaaaatctgaattcatcattaaaggtggtgtagtcgaattttttttattgctttattagactcaaaattgtctgaaaacaccgaatttcataatgaaacttcttgaaaacttttcaaaaaaaaagttatggcggctcgaaaaatagcctaaaattagagaaaatttgaaaaaattagaaaaaattggacaaatctcttcgtccatcgacttttaaataccttaataaagctgaaaacgcaagataatcgACTTGTATACCCCAAATTAgacaacaatttcaaaaaaaaattgtttccagcctcTGCGACAATGATAAgttgtttaaatttcaaattttcacaaattttaggccatttttcaaaagctaataactttttttttgataagtttttaagaagtttcatcatgaaattcagtgttttcagacaattttgagtctaataaagaactaaaaaaaattcgactacaccacctttaaggtttcatattttaattccaaatttcaaaagtatcCTTGAGTTAGTTAACTTTCGAATGAATTTCAAAGTCTTCTTAATTTCAGGAGTTagaaactgataagaaaacgGTGAAAGAGTTTGAAATCAAGTACAAGAAACTAGAAAGCATATTTGAAACCGAAcgtgaaaaaatgaatggagAAAGAAATCGTTCTAAAAACGAACTCGCCGcaatgaagaaattgaaggATGACGCTGAAGAGCATTTGAGTAAGTTTTTCTGCTTGGTAAAAATAAGTTGAGAGCACATATTTAGatatattttctttcagaaaagttaTCAGATgatcagaagaaaaatgatgccgcttggaaaatcgaaaagtctAAACTGGAAAAAGATATTGCTTTGCTCAAGAAACAGTTACCTGATGAGCATGAAATGAAAGAGTCGACTGGTAAGCTATAATTGATGTGTCAGTTCTAGTAATTTGTTTTAGCTACTCCACAAAACTCGATTTCGGGAGAATCTTCACCACTCCGTCGTCAAGATAGTGAAAAGATGCTTGTACTTGAACTTAAGAAGCAAATTTCAATACTTGAAAAGAGAATTGCTGATTCGAACAGCTCACTGGAAGAATGCAAGATTCAAAATGCAGAACTCAGAGATCAGCTCGCAAAAGTTCAGGCAAACTGGGAGAAAGATAAAGAAGTGTTCCAGCACAAAAccagaaaaagcgaaaaactaCGAACAGTTGAGATAGATGCAATGCAACAAAAGTTTAGCAGTAGAATGCGAATCATGGAAGACACTAACAAAGCCCTGCATTCACaggtaaaaatttattttttataaaaatattctcTTTTGTGATCAAGTCGAAAAATAAACCATTTCAGCTTGTCCTAGCTCGGCGTGAGCGTGATACAAACAAAGATGCTCtgacaaatttcgaaaaacaggTTACCGACGAAAGGAATAATTTGAAAGTGAAAGAGAAGTCGGCCAATGAATCAACGGAAAAAGTAAAGGAACTTGTAAGTTTTATTTCACCTTTGTGTTTTACTTACCCCCACTaaccatttctaattttcacagaaaactcACATTTACCACGTTTGATATTAACACAGGTGCTCATTTGATGTGTTTTAATGATTATCACAAATTCACGGGTGAATTGAACTCACAAGCAATAATAACATTTAGTAGAAGGTAATTTCTTTTGAAGTGAAACACGTGTACTAAGAATTTTCCCGCTCCGTTTGATCTCCGCATACTGCGGGTATTTTacacccaaaaaatgtgacgtcacattttaGAGTATAGAAAACTTTTGTCTCAAATTTGGCGCCCGTTCTGTAGATCAAAATGAGAGGAATAATTCTAACTACGCATGGTGAAATAAACCGCCCATGGTTGACCATTGATCATTTTAAACGTCATCTTTCAGCAAAATCGATTAACCGCCAAAGAGGAAGAACTAGAACGCTTAAACACTGATTTACGGTTAACAAAAGAAGCTCGAAAAGCGGATCAAATTTTATGGAACATTGATAGAGCTAGAAATAGGaatgaaaaaatcgacaaCACTGATTCGGTTGAAACGATTCGCAAACAATATCGCGACtgtgaaacattttattcaaagGAGATGGATCGATTAAATGATAAAATCACAGAAATAACAGCAGAGAAGAATCGACAGAAGAATGAAGCACAGAAAACCATTAGAGTGCTCAGCGAGCAGATCAAAGTTTTGGAGATTGAGCAAAAGAATTTGTCGCAAAATAAAGATAGTCAACAGGTCGTAAAGGTAAGGATTTCAATGAATTGTTATTCAATATTGTTGTGACGTTAGgaattttcaagcaaattgGATGCGAacgtttttaaactttaatgaACTTTTGTGTTTTAGGAAATGATTGAATCTGAGAGGGAACGTCTCCAACAAATTGTTCACCTGAATGAACTCCAAAAACTAACTCGGAAGTACCGTCTTAGCAGTATAATTGATCAGTTAGCGTATGTCAGCGAAGCAACCCGTAAAACATCACGAGAGGCCGAGCCAGATGGCATTCGCTACATTATAAATCAGCTAACAGTTTTAAGAGATGACGAAGCGGCCAACAATTTGAATCCGTAAGTTGAAATTTGTGAGCATTATGGGTTGAAGCTTGTTACAGAGATGAGAGAGCAGGTTCTGTGCTCGGAGAAAAGGCTTCAAATGGGTATGCTCCGTCAATCTCAGAGTGTGGAGAGGGAACTTATGATAACATTAGTCAATCATCCTTCTCAATTCGATCAGTAAACAGTGCTCCACTGAGGCATGCGTATAGGTGAGTTTTAATGAAAACAGTCTCTCCGAAATACACCTCTTTTCACTTCTACTTGTCATTTTTGTTATTGCCTTttatcttttcttttttttttcttttactttttACGTGAGTTTATTTGACTTTAGTTCAGTTTGTCTTATTTTCATTATAACAATTAAATcttaatatagaaaaaaaacaatcgtAACATTTTAGTCAGCTTTGCTGAACCACTTCTACTTGCATGCctctttccttttcttttcacTATCATTTTCAGACACGCTAACCTTCCTATTCCAACTACCACTGCTTCTGTTTCAACGACTATTAGTGAAACTGAGCCGTATTATAGTAAACCGGAGAAGCTGAACATCATCAGTAATTACACTACAAAGAGATCATTCAGGTATATTTTAATGGGCTTTTTCTGGGATTCCATCAGTTGATTTTTGTGGCTTTctgtgatattttttgttgggtTTATCAATTACAGATTTGAGTTTATGTCTTTCTTCTTcaatactaaaaaataaaagcattgacgaataaaaattgatagcaatttggcaatttgaaacatttttcaacaataattTAGCaagtacaaatttttcaatagatgcaaatttttagtagtcaaaaaattacatattttgagcgtttttattttagtttccTGCTTGGTAAAAAACCGACTGAATAAATTATCCTATGCAATAACAAACGTTTCCAGCACTGAAAGCTCAAATGGGTTTGACAAATACGGTCGTCCAATGAGACGAGGATTATATCACGAACCATCATCAAGTAATAACTTAAGTAAGTACGTCGTATGGATGTACGGGAGTAATTGTGTTTTACAGGTGTACCGGGTAGAAAAACATCAAATGATGAGTATTCAATGAGTCGAGCTGCTTCATTCGATAACCGCAGCCAGTTTAGTGAGGACGAGGTGACCGAGGATGGAAGGAGCTCCCGGCCCAACAGCACGGGCGCAAATATTCTGTATAGAGTTCGAAGAGAGGAACTGGCACGTGGCGGACAGCCATCGGTGAAACTGATGGCAAAGGCTTTTGAGGCAATTGATGAGCCGAGAACGGATAAGAGAGGGTTCTTTGGAATTAGGAAGTCAAGATCAGTGGAAACGACGCAAAATGGGAAGCATAGTAAATTTGTGAGtctcacaaaaaaatgtcatCAAATGATAAACTGGACTTTTTTAAGGAAGAAGCTGCTAACTCAGCCTTGATGCACAGTTTGGGACAAGTAGAGGAAGGAGTCAGCAGCAATTATGCAACCCTACCAAGAGGTAGGCATTTTTCGTGTCTTCCTTTCGGGTTGAAAGACCaaacgcaaaaatttcaaaagtttaaaaaatgttctgatttttttcttcaatagtCTTCTACTTGttcacaaaatttattgaattattaTCCCAGTATACTTCAATAAATCATAGTAAAACTATAAATTAAGGGTaaactgaatttatttttcaggaggTCGAAatcctttcaaaaatatggGGTCTCGTTTGGTGGAGCGTGTTCGCAGAAGCTTATCCCGGTCGAGTAGACAATCTCGTGATTCTGACAGGGAAGATGAGATTGAAGTACAAGTTTACAAAAAGGTAAATTTTATACTTCTGAACAAGAAACtttaatgataaaaaatttcagcctgaAAAACCAATATCTTCCCccaagaaaacgaaaaagaagtCAGCCGAATCAAAAGCTCGCAAGAATTCCAGTAACATCTTCACATAGTTTgatattttccagttttctctCATTCTATTCCaagtttgttaattttttgaaaatctctcaTAGTCATCTAAATTACTTGTCCACTCTGTTGCCAATTTGATTATCCATATGATTTCACGAGAAATAAGTTAACTTTGCTCCATTCTTTTCATTGAAAGTGTTAAACTTTAAACCCATGCATTAAGTTCATTTGTTTGTTTATTTGTTTCGTTTCACTGAAACTATTAATGAAAGGTTTTCTTAATTTGTGAtttgtaaaatgaaaaaaatgtaaaatgaaaaatgaaacggttacaaaaaatttcctgcaTTTAGAGGGTGTCTTCATCATCACTGAGAAATAAGTCTTTATCATCCTTATCCAGATCACTACCGTCGTCATTATCATACACTTCAATGTCCTCGTCCTCAGGATTctacaaaagttttaaattatgaTTATTATTCTAGATATTATCCTCTTTCAGTTCTCCTACTAGCCACAATCATGAAATCGTGCCCCCTCCCATATccaaaattgtgcaaaatccATGTGTTTGTCACACAGTTAAATTGCATGACAGTCACATTTTAACTGACGTATTTGCTATAATTTCAGCAGTCAAACActcatgaaaaataaaaaatcttaccGTTTCATCATCATCCACTACTTTCCATCTGACAGACTGGGCTTCCAAATCAGATCGAAGGAGACGTTTTAATTCtatttcaatctgaaaataccAAGTATTGTTACATCTTTAATTCAAAACCTCTCACTTCTTCAACAGCCATTgtctttttctcctttttctttctaaatctacgttttttggcatttttcatcGGTGGTGTGATTCCGTGGGGGTAGTGGTATTCTttgactttctgaaaaaaatattgtaatatcatatgtatatttattttgaaacctcTTTTGCCAATTGACGTGCAGTTTTTGATTGAACATTCGTTTTGTTTTCTACTCCACTTCCTTCCACTTCTATTTTTGGCTCCCGATTTTCAATACCTTCCGGATTCAACTTTTTCCGCTCAGCTTTCGGGATTGGCATGGCTCCTTCACATATGATCATTTGAGAAACATCTGTTACTTTGTACAATGTGCTATTATCTAGAGTTTTGTGCACCTGGAAAGAAATtaacttgaattttaataGATGCTCTCTTAATACGAGCTGCTTAACTTATGGGTCAATTgtttcgagaaaattgaaaaacatcgTTTTAGGGCCGTTTCATTTGGAATTTGTAAagtatattttcattttgtttacTAACCTCGTTAATAGTTGGAAGATCAAGAATTTTTGCAGGCAAAATCTGGTTTCCAAGTCTAATTTGAACAGTTCGGTTATCCTCTTGGAAATTAATTCCAAGCTCTTCAGCATCTATTTCACCGTTCACCGCTTTCTCCATTCTATTCACAACATCTGGAGGGACTCGTAAAATCAGATGTTCTTCCCATTCCTCATTATCCTCgtgttgctgaaaatttccaaaatattttatcgggcaacttattaaaaatttaccttTGCAACTTTCAAATTGACTGAAATGGGTTGATCAAATGACATTTTTGTGTCGTACCTGTAAGTTATattgtgaagttttttttttggttctacACGGAAAAAAGCAAACAAGTGAGTGTGGAGGGGTACCATCGTAAGGAGTGTCCATATACTTTGTAAGACATCTATTCTCTCCTTTTTCAAGAACaaacattatttgaaaagaaCGTCGAGGCAGTTTGGAAGTTACAAAGAAGAAAAGAGTGTATAAACTTGCcttggaaaaaatagaaagattCATGCACATTTCTCCATCTCTTTTTCTGCCAATGGGAGAAGGCACAATTCAAACTAACATATTAGGGGATGAAAAGAGAAGCAGGGgagctattttttcaaactcaaaaagaaaaaacagaaagtcTCCAGAATTTCCCtggaaaactgcaaaaattaaaagaggggaaatacattaaaattgaaaatgggaaACTAAGATTTGTTGATCCAAATCGAATGGCCAAGGTTTTTTGATGGCAGAAAATTTGGTGACACTTTGGAGTTTAAAATTGTTAGTTAGTTTATGTTGGGAAATGCACCATGatatcattatttttgaaaatcattattgaaaatgttgatgTAAAATTTTATAGCAATATGAAAATAAACTGTATGTAATATACAAAATGTTATCAAAATATATGActacaaaattctaaattagCAACTCAAAATCAATAGTGACTAAACTCAAAACGAAAAGAGGTATCTGTTATGTGCACTCGAGATATTTGGACGCTCTTCGTCCGCCTCCCAATGTGTTCGCACCTCCGTTCGCTTCTTTTTGCTGTGTCTGCATCTCTTCATAGTCTCACAGTGTCTTGTATGCCTTCCAACGACGACTTCAGTTTATGTCTCGCAAATCGGGAGAGGAAGGAAAAGGAAGGTGTTACGTTGATTGATGAGccacattgaaaaataattgatctGCACTGTAAAGTTGATGCttgatgtttgaaaatataaataacaTATGGAGCAATTTTggatttgaaattgatatactaaatattcttaaattattaaaaaactagatttgGGAAGGTGAAACATAAACAAAGAATTTCCATGAGAAGCATTAACATTGTGCGTTCTTTACATCAAttcaaattagttttttaagactatttagaaaataaaaactgaaagtaGGGAAAATACGATTTTATACCGTTTTTGTTGTTATGATCAATATAATCCATTTTTAAGTGTGTAATAGTGTcaataaaaactttgttttaaaaaattggaatggcAAAAATTCCTTGAATACAGAATAAGAATTGAAACTATTTTAGTTCTTGAAACCTGGCTCATGTTCCTGTTCGAATTCTCTCCTAAGTAAGAGCTGTTGACCAAACAGAACTTTGCTACGAcaatattcaaaacatttacAAAATGAGTTGAGTGCTTCTAGTTGAAGAAGAGAGAACGtaaacttaaaggtggagtagcgccagcggggaaattgcttcaaaacacgcctatgataccacaatgaccaaatatcatgattaaaaaattcaaaaaaatttcctaaattttatatgattttttgaaaattgaaaaaatctcagtttttgttattttccaccgatttttaatgttttcggtgtgtttttgcttgaattttagagagaaagtcaaaataattgcaaactttcgattaaaaagcacgcttacaAATAACGCTTATAAACGATTTCGGccctgaattaattaatttcactgatttacgcctgtacgcgtgctttttaatcgaaattttgcaattattttgactttttctctaaaattcaagcaagAACAcaccgaaaaattaaaaatcggtggaaaataacaaaaaataaatttaaaaacgtgcaagcgcgctccatcgaacaagtCCAATTGgaggtaattcaaataggaattaggcaaaaactgagatttttcaattttcaaaaaatcatataaaatttagaaaatttagaaaaattttttatcatgatattcggtcattgtggtaccatgggcgtgttttaaagcaatttccccactggcgccaCTCCACCTTAAAGCCATTCTCAgtcagtgattttttaaagagtacACTATTTTTTCCTGTATACCAGATAGTTctaagtatttttaaaaataaatcccaTTTTCGTTAttccactttaaaaaatttcacaacacaatgttttaataacgTTTAAAACTGTTCAATGAATTTTAAACCTTGATCAAGTTGCAAAAATGCTCATTCTTGcacaaaaaacttcagaaattcAATATACCATTGGCAAAATATCAGCTGCTTGCAAAGtgttcggatttttttttcaattcctgaaACTATAGAACTGTACAACGTTTTGCACAACAGCAGGAATAGTTCTTGCATCTGAGCAAGTTCAAGAGTTCAGATTGCCaagtttcagacaattttaatatgaaaCAAGCGTCTATATTTCTCCAACCgacttcattttcaaattcctagatatttgcagaaaaaaaaacaattgaaagattttatataaaaatcggattttgtttcaggatatcttcaactattttttatcaatGCCTCCCATCGTTCAATATCGTTGTACCAATGTTAGTTAGGCCCCAATCTgtttattttaacaaaattgtaaacaaattttagtttcGACTCCATAATGCTAGATAAATATTGTCACCTGAAAGTAGTACATACATAGATCACGAAAGTTTGTTTTTCAGGTAGCtcatttataaaatgttttgatcaACAATAAAACCAaagttaaaaacaattaatgcacaccagaaatcaaaaaagttgctAAAAGTGTTCTCTTCTGAtcattgtaaaaattaaaagtacattcaaaaatcatgatataatttagaaattttaaagagaTTCTAAGCAAAAGTTATTTAATAATATAATCAGTCGTTCGGTTTTTAGTTTCTCATATGAATATTTGAACCaaacttttctgttttcataatttttttaatacccaatatctaattttcaaaattaaagtagACAGGCAGTTTGTCAAATTTTGCTAACTTTTcgcgaaaaataatttagtgtCACATTTTGGTGTGAGATTCtgcaactatttttttatccGTAGGATTTCCTGAATTCATGTTGCATTTTTCGTCCTTTTGTGTATATCAAAGTGGTGCGAAACACGATTCTTGATGTTTTAAAAggtttcggaaattttttgtattcagaactattttatttttctcggaaattattcatttttattgttgtcTTCACACCCAGTAAtctcatttccaaaaaaaaactttagagTTTATCTTTTGTGTCTGtacttttacaatttttgttcatcACACTGCACGTAAATGCAAATGAAAAGCAAAAACAGAACGTCGAAAGCAGTCAGTTAGTCTAATGAAATAAAGCTCAATGCTCTCTTTTTTACCGCCCCGTTTCACTTCTGAAGCACTCTTTTCTTTCCTTCCGGCTGAGCCTCCCGAGCTGCTAACAATGAAAAGATGGAGTGAAAAAAGAGTGAAGAAATAAATGAGAAGAAGCAAGAATAGAGCATTCGTTGTCCGCCCAATTTAGAATTGAATTGAGCGGCtagtaaaaataaatagtaatCTATTCcgatttgtaaaaaaacaccCACGTAGAGTTTGTTTCACCATTTAATTGTAGATTTCTTGCTACTCTATTAGATGTTTTTTAGTCCACATAATTAACAACATTAACGTTGCTAAcatagttttcaaatgttaCTTTTAAGAATTGAGAAAGCAATGATATCGTTGACAGAAGGTTTTTTAACATCTATTATTGTACCGAAGTCTTGTTGCTAGTTTACATACATGAAGAtgtattgttttcaaaacaattactCTTTTCTccttgttttgaaaaaaactctaGTTGTGAAAGCTCTTACGTAATAAGTCACAAGGTAGTTCCGGTCAAAAATAGAATCCAGCTCTAGACTGCGTGAAACATATAGCtggtaattaatttt comes from Caenorhabditis elegans chromosome X and encodes:
- the mtcl-1 gene encoding Girdin (Confirmed by transcript evidence) — its product is MSDLCNGFEPQNYLKERCKKCFRPKDKHVEEATVTLSTLKKERRRSWKPASNLDNGANDDDDTEALSVSSYLSATSKGMSSTKSCESVNDTKSMVTAFSGSICEEERAITPTENESEYIQTLKEEISQLRDINHSLKEEKAQWALRQRLQNAEQSESSLINMLEDRLNQAENQIQDYRDENTVLKCELRELQETTFATSDEKLREKIRTTEGLCDELMEENEQLKAEVKDLQQEIEEMQDQYREEEIEEFRELQRELELNAKNCRVLQFKLRKTERSRDQAEAEKMHSEKKLDEYMNSCPEAVAASIKSDSAKVKELEYEIRVAKEVSVRLHNELEQTEEKRCKLEDEVFYLKEKVREIQTQNKWREARNKTDIAVKRLSAEIAASVPNIPENEMSKELRDALEREIDLREQMRFSEEDLKRTQIRLQDVENENEELLKKLSKASKLRPPMIRSASDGNAHLQLELAESQVQHLNTKIERLEKTNDHLNKKIVELEADCKRGGVTSAHSKAGEFKLTPEMEKDMSKMIVTISELERKNLELTTQVKQLETKVTPKPNFVVPSGTTTTELRKEQEKRKALEAQVNELKTTVFKSDNQKVISLATKIEQLNGQLQMVNERCNTLHKKQVKDGEIQYSDELKQKIEDLEKRLSEKLAIDSVSELQGKIPTIDEIEQCCEVLAAVETQTGRLCKQFEKIDHAQKDERRRSLSKDSGAAIIAELANVMQEMKNVHQKLDKIKNVTPNTGLSVKRIPSKENLLEIKCSKCDQLQTSIDEQANEISFYKKKNKDLTNQVLQTEDRWTIEIEKQRQIFEKEIKTLGIRVADAKRQNDELSELLESKSTTLVEKTRSLEEQEERSKKLRAETELLRKDMQELETDKKTVKEFEIKYKKLESIFETEREKMNGERNRSKNELAAMKKLKDDAEEHLKKLSDDQKKNDAAWKIEKSKLEKDIALLKKQLPDEHEMKESTATPQNSISGESSPLRRQDSEKMLVLELKKQISILEKRIADSNSSLEECKIQNAELRDQLAKVQANWEKDKEVFQHKTRKSEKLRTVEIDAMQQKFSSRMRIMEDTNKALHSQLVLARRERDTNKDALTNFEKQVTDERNNLKVKEKSANESTEKVKELQNRLTAKEEELERLNTDLRLTKEARKADQILWNIDRARNRNEKIDNTDSVETIRKQYRDCETFYSKEMDRLNDKITEITAEKNRQKNEAQKTIRVLSEQIKVLEIEQKNLSQNKDSQQVVKEMIESERERLQQIVHLNELQKLTRKYRLSSIIDQLAYVSEATRKTSREAEPDGIRYIINQLTVLRDDEAANNLNPDERAGSVLGEKASNGYAPSISECGEGTYDNISQSSFSIRSVNSAPLRHAYSTESSNGFDKYGRPMRRGLYHEPSSSNNLSVPGRKTSNDEYSMSRAASFDNRSQFSEDEVTEDGRSSRPNSTGANILYRVRREELARGGQPSVKLMAKAFEAIDEPRTDKRGFFGIRKSRSVETTQNGKHSKFEEAANSALMHSLGQVEEGVSSNYATLPRGGRNPFKNMGSRLVERVRRSLSRSSRQSRDSDREDEIEVQVYKKPEKPISSPKKTKKKSAESKARKNSSNIFT
- the mtcl-1 gene encoding Girdin (Confirmed by transcript evidence), with the protein product MGNQITCAPPEDRDTISMSSYFSVTSTNGMNSDRSCRGIENGKSVKIYDTEALSVSSYLSATSKGMSSTKSCESVNDTKSMVTAFSGSICEEERAITPTENESEYIQTLKEEISQLRDINHSLKEEKAQWALRQRLQNAEQSESSLINMLEDRLNQAENQIQDYRDENTVLKCELRELQETTFATSDEKLREKIRTTEGLCDELMEENEQLKAEVKDLQQEIEEMQDQYREEEIEEFRELQRELELNAKNCRVLQFKLRKTERSRDQAEAEKMHSEKKLDEYMNSCPEAVAASIKSDSAKVKELEYEIRVAKEVSVRLHNELEQTEEKRCKLEDEVFYLKEKVREIQTQNKWREARNKTDIAVKRLSAEIAASVPNIPENEMSKELRDALEREIDLREQMRFSEEDLKRTQIRLQDVENENEELLKKLSKASKLRPPMIRSASDGNAHLQLELAESQVQHLNTKIERLEKTNDHLNKKIVELEADCKRGGVTSAHSKAGEFKLTPEMEKDMSKMIVTISELERKNLELTTQVKQLETKVTPKPNFVVPSGTTTTELRKEQEKRKALEAQVNELKTTVFKSDNQKVISLATKIEQLNGQLQMVNERCNTLHKKQVKDGEIQYSDELKQKIEDLEKRLSEKLAIDSVSELQGKIPTIDEIEQCCEVLAAVETQTGRLCKQFEKIDHAQKDERRRSLSKDSGAAIIAELANVMQEMKNVHQKLDKIKNVTPNTGLSVKRIPSKENLLEIKCSKCDQLQTSIDEQANEISFYKKKNKDLTNQVLQTEDRWTIEIEKQRQIFEKEIKTLGIRVADAKRQNDELSELLESKSTTLVEKTRSLEEQEERSKKLRAETELLRKDMQELETDKKTVKEFEIKYKKLESIFETEREKMNGERNRSKNELAAMKKLKDDAEEHLKKLSDDQKKNDAAWKIEKSKLEKDIALLKKQLPDEHEMKESTATPQNSISGESSPLRRQDSEKMLVLELKKQISILEKRIADSNSSLEECKIQNAELRDQLAKVQANWEKDKEVFQHKTRKSEKLRTVEIDAMQQKFSSRMRIMEDTNKALHSQLVLARRERDTNKDALTNFEKQVTDERNNLKVKEKSANESTEKVKELQNRLTAKEEELERLNTDLRLTKEARKADQILWNIDRARNRNEKIDNTDSVETIRKQYRDCETFYSKEMDRLNDKITEITAEKNRQKNEAQKTIRVLSEQIKVLEIEQKNLSQNKDSQQVVKEMIESERERLQQIVHLNELQKLTRKYRLSSIIDQLAYVSEATRKTSREAEPDGIRYIINQLTVLRDDEAANNLNPDERAGSVLGEKASNGYAPSISECGEGTYDNISQSSFSIRSVNSAPLRHAYRHANLPIPTTTASVSTTISETEPYYSKPEKLNIISNYTTKRSFSTESSNGFDKYGRPMRRGLYHEPSSSNNLSVPGRKTSNDEYSMSRAASFDNRSQFSEDEVTEDGRSSRPNSTGANILYRVRREELARGGQPSVKLMAKAFEAIDEPRTDKRGFFGIRKSRSVETTQNGKHSKFEEAANSALMHSLGQVEEGVSSNYATLPRGGRNPFKNMGSRLVERVRRSLSRSSRQSRDSDREDEIEVQVYKKPEKPISSPKKTKKKSAESKARKNSSNIFT